A single Spiroplasma floricola 23-6 DNA region contains:
- a CDS encoding DpnII family type II restriction endonuclease, giving the protein MNKEKIAPFVKWVGGKRQLLEILNIFLPEKINNYFEPFLGGGAVFLDLLPQKAVLSDVNFELITTWKVIKSNSSELMNLLSKYVKEHNKNGKDYYYKLRDKDPNKLSEIQIAARFIYLNKTCFNGLYRVNKNNKFNTPFNNKEIIKESTIFDSKNLLNISKFLNKNNIEILNDDFEEILNKAKKDDFIFLDPPYDFDNKGFDSYTSNSFGKEGQIRLNNFLINVDKKGVKWILTNHNTELINELYKNFNIYRIPVNRFINSDSDNRQNSTFETIITNYILSKEQEYKLNQTLFFKELKSTSYILKKYVSWDKIKDFLSENKILINDLNILFSQDIKEFRLNFNDIFKNRRECLKLIPILLANNNIKNKKEPFTYIDNKNTENQFNLNDKDDIFNFMDESGLINNLFVNSEYKDIKTYLFGLKVGLSSHDKKNKSGKFMSDFIKELLISKDISFEKEVSQNKILGEAMLKEDKRFDFVFKIKDITYCLECNFFNDSGSKMNSELPRFIRLEDKFKDFKKYQFIYVADGPGLRKNRDIVINALDRIENMFNLFRFEKYLDSIAK; this is encoded by the coding sequence ATGAATAAAGAAAAAATAGCGCCTTTTGTAAAATGAGTTGGCGGAAAAAGACAATTATTAGAAATTTTAAATATATTTTTACCAGAAAAAATAAATAATTATTTTGAGCCATTTTTAGGTGGTGGTGCAGTATTCTTAGATTTACTGCCACAAAAAGCTGTTTTATCTGATGTTAATTTTGAATTAATAACTACTTGAAAAGTTATAAAATCCAATAGTTCTGAATTAATGAATTTATTAAGTAAATATGTGAAAGAGCATAATAAAAACGGAAAAGATTATTATTATAAATTGAGAGATAAAGATCCAAATAAATTATCTGAAATCCAAATTGCAGCAAGGTTTATTTACTTAAATAAAACTTGTTTTAATGGACTTTATAGGGTTAATAAAAATAATAAATTTAATACTCCCTTCAATAATAAGGAAATTATAAAAGAATCAACAATATTTGATTCAAAAAATTTATTAAATATTTCTAAGTTTTTAAATAAAAATAATATAGAGATATTAAATGATGATTTTGAAGAAATTTTAAATAAAGCTAAGAAAGATGATTTTATTTTTTTGGATCCTCCATATGATTTTGATAACAAAGGATTTGATTCGTACACATCCAATTCTTTTGGTAAAGAAGGTCAAATTAGATTAAATAATTTTTTAATTAATGTCGATAAAAAAGGAGTTAAATGAATTTTGACAAATCATAATACCGAATTAATTAATGAACTTTATAAAAACTTTAATATTTATAGGATTCCTGTAAATAGATTTATTAATTCAGATTCTGATAATAGACAAAATTCCACTTTTGAAACTATAATAACTAACTATATTTTGAGTAAAGAACAAGAGTATAAATTAAATCAAACATTGTTTTTTAAAGAATTAAAATCTACATCATATATCTTAAAAAAATATGTTTCATGAGATAAAATTAAAGATTTTCTAAGTGAAAATAAAATTTTGATAAACGATTTAAATATTTTGTTTTCACAAGATATTAAAGAGTTTAGATTAAATTTTAATGATATATTCAAAAATAGAAGAGAATGTTTAAAATTAATTCCTATATTACTAGCAAATAATAATATTAAAAATAAAAAAGAACCTTTTACTTATATAGATAATAAGAATACTGAAAATCAATTTAATTTAAATGATAAAGATGATATTTTTAATTTTATGGATGAATCAGGATTAATTAATAATCTGTTTGTTAATTCGGAATATAAAGATATAAAAACATATTTATTTGGATTAAAAGTTGGATTATCTTCACACGATAAAAAAAATAAATCTGGAAAATTTATGAGTGACTTTATAAAAGAATTGTTAATTTCAAAAGATATATCTTTTGAAAAAGAAGTTAGTCAAAATAAAATTCTTGGAGAAGCTATGCTGAAAGAAGACAAAAGATTCGATTTTGTATTTAAAATAAAAGATATAACATATTGTTTAGAATGCAATTTTTTCAATGATTCAGGCTCTAAAATGAATAGTGAATTACCAAGATTTATTAGACTAGAAGATAAATTTAAAGATTTTAAAAAATATCAATTTATTTATGTTGCTGATGGACCTGGTTTAAGAAAAAATAGAGATATTGTTATAAATGCTCTTGATAGAATTGAAAACATGTTTAATTTATTTAGATTTGAAAAATACTTAGACTCAATAGCAAAATAA
- a CDS encoding type IA DNA topoisomerase: MTKLVILESPGKIKKVSQFLKEIDSSNNYIVKASIGHVRELSNENDFNMGIDLKQMNPIYKISNDKKQVVNELIEQAKNVKEIIIATDPDREGEAIAFHLFEILKKYNNNFKRMRLNAITKECIQKELNNLNEINQSYVNSAITRQMLDRMVGFRISPILQKTIGAASAGRVQSAVLKILCNRQKEIEAFDKKQYFYIQDEVIKDIIFKNYIYNENNKLVINKIYDKQKVLELKNSLNDSFIVKEIKETKFEESNFKPFSTADLLKAAKSKLKLKTKETTQLAQSLYEKGLITYIRTDSNNLDHETEQNLIKFIINHFGQDKLGKLIKTQTKETDQEGHPAITPTHFEWLVEDIDNYCSEQLSNKEKELYWLIWQNTINSIYQKPSGIKKEVFLENNGSIFYTNLKQFINKGYYEIDKSLELAKNIEFNYFKDSKLNVSNLEIIEDYDKAPSKLNEISLIEQLQKLEIGRPSTYKTAIEVNVLRGYVELEKTKSESMIVNELGLKVNNFLEENFKSIINLDFTKNMEKDLDLIANNKIVNHKQYLKDFYLKLDNLSTNYNFDGLKCSKCQIGYILERVSKKGTKFKGCSNYPNCDFIKFNKPDYSNNKLCEICKNGYMIERSYTDKKTKKTKKFIGCSDYPSCKNAVF, translated from the coding sequence ATGACTAAACTAGTTATATTAGAATCACCAGGTAAAATTAAAAAAGTAAGTCAGTTTTTAAAAGAAATTGATAGTAGTAATAATTACATTGTAAAAGCTTCAATTGGACATGTTAGAGAACTTTCAAATGAAAATGACTTTAATATGGGAATTGATTTAAAACAAATGAATCCAATTTATAAAATTTCAAATGATAAAAAACAAGTTGTAAATGAATTAATTGAACAAGCTAAAAATGTAAAGGAAATAATTATTGCAACAGATCCTGATAGAGAAGGTGAAGCAATTGCTTTTCATTTATTTGAAATATTAAAAAAATATAATAATAATTTTAAAAGAATGAGATTAAATGCTATTACAAAAGAATGTATTCAAAAAGAATTAAATAACTTAAATGAAATAAACCAAAGTTATGTAAACTCTGCTATTACAAGACAAATGCTTGATAGAATGGTTGGGTTTAGAATTTCTCCAATTTTGCAAAAAACTATTGGAGCTGCTAGTGCAGGAAGAGTACAAAGTGCAGTGTTAAAAATATTGTGTAATAGACAAAAAGAAATTGAAGCTTTTGATAAAAAACAATACTTTTATATACAAGATGAAGTTATTAAAGATATAATTTTTAAAAATTATATTTATAATGAAAATAACAAGTTAGTAATTAATAAAATTTATGATAAGCAAAAAGTTTTAGAGTTAAAAAATAGTTTAAATGATAGTTTTATTGTAAAAGAGATAAAAGAAACTAAATTTGAAGAAAGTAATTTTAAACCATTTTCAACAGCAGATTTATTAAAAGCAGCTAAATCAAAATTAAAGCTAAAAACTAAAGAAACTACTCAATTAGCTCAAAGTTTATATGAAAAAGGATTAATAACTTATATTAGAACTGATTCAAATAATTTAGATCATGAAACTGAACAGAATTTAATTAAATTTATTATTAATCATTTTGGACAAGATAAATTGGGCAAACTTATTAAAACTCAAACTAAAGAAACAGATCAAGAAGGACATCCAGCAATTACACCAACTCATTTTGAATGACTTGTTGAAGACATTGACAATTATTGTAGTGAGCAATTAAGTAATAAAGAAAAAGAATTGTATTGATTAATTTGGCAAAATACAATTAATTCAATTTATCAAAAGCCAAGTGGTATTAAAAAAGAAGTTTTCTTAGAAAATAATGGAAGTATTTTTTATACAAATTTAAAGCAGTTTATTAATAAAGGTTATTATGAAATTGATAAAAGTTTGGAATTAGCTAAAAATATTGAATTTAATTACTTTAAAGATAGCAAATTAAATGTAAGTAATTTAGAAATTATTGAAGATTATGATAAAGCTCCAAGCAAACTAAATGAAATTAGTTTAATTGAACAGTTACAAAAATTAGAAATTGGTCGACCTAGTACTTATAAAACAGCAATAGAAGTAAATGTTTTAAGAGGTTATGTTGAATTAGAAAAAACTAAATCTGAATCAATGATAGTTAATGAATTAGGTTTAAAAGTTAATAACTTTTTAGAAGAAAATTTTAAAAGTATTATAAATTTAGATTTTACTAAAAACATGGAAAAAGACTTAGATTTAATAGCTAATAATAAAATAGTTAATCATAAACAATATTTAAAGGATTTTTATTTAAAATTAGATAATTTATCTACTAATTACAATTTTGATGGATTAAAGTGCTCAAAATGTCAAATAGGCTATATTCTAGAGAGAGTAAGTAAAAAAGGAACAAAATTTAAAGGTTGTTCAAATTATCCAAACTGTGATTTTATTAAGTTTAATAAACCAGATTATTCAAATAATAAATTATGTGAAATTTGTAAAAATGGTTACATGATCGAAAGAAGTTATACTGATAAAAAAACCAAAAAAACTAAGAAATTTATAGGTTGTTCAGACTACCCAAGTTGTAAAAATGCAGTATTTTAA